One genomic window of Mauremys mutica isolate MM-2020 ecotype Southern chromosome 5, ASM2049712v1, whole genome shotgun sequence includes the following:
- the LOC123371628 gene encoding uncharacterized protein LOC123371628, giving the protein MVDVIRKISISKPPASLDMYKSSYMMDYRPYNDYNPPIENPTQKITLAEAQLKAKEFAQPSKSQPPVMYMEDPVSQRKETAEGPCSQAAVSSDDRLEMDHKGCSFGPESFQEVQEEQRKYFNTVLPNAESYLSKCYPHPEQTAAQEDKTERMQMPAMTERGASSPSPFYPQPSATTELRPGKDDQEGPVFYKRRPSQTWDSYQQFILETCRARQTKAQQNRSMVLGSSVFGKDCSNSDGTSTYSTDYKFWSGVHNGRCKAQRNFSKIVLEDGHFNQSPWVSEYKDSYSIFLQKLNWPSHSAMSALCSAVKPITHLSHGLASHKPIPVNTVF; this is encoded by the exons CCACCTGCCTCTTTGGACATGTACAAGAGCTCGTACATGATGGACTACAGACCGTACAATGACTATAATCCACCCATTGAGAATCCTACACAG AAGATTACGTTAGCAGAAGCCCAGCTGAAGGCCAAAGAGTTTGCACAGCCTTCCAAGTCCCAGCCTCCAGTGATGTATATGGAAGATCCTGTCAGCCAGAGAAAAGAAACTGCCGAAGGACCATGCAGTCAAGCAGCTGTTAGCTCTGATGACAGATTGGAGATGGATCACAAAGGCTGCTCATTTGGTCCTGAATCATTCCAAGAGGTCCAGGAAGAGCAGAGGAAGTATTTTAATACAGTCCTTCCAAATGCTGAATCCTACCTCTCTAAATGTTATCCCCACCCTGAGCAAACTGCAGCCCAGGAGGACAAAACGGAAAGAATGCAAATGCCCGCCATGACAGAAAGAGGGGCTTCTTCTCCTTCACCATTTTATCCCCAGCCTTCTGCAACCACTGAGCTGCGTCCAGGAAAAGACG ATCAGGAAGGGCCAGTGTTTTACAAGCGAAGACCAAGTCAGACCTGGGACAGCTATCAGCAATTTATCCTGGAGACGTGCAGAGCGAGGCAAACAAAAGCTCAGCAGAACAGGAGCATGGTCTTGGGGTCTTCTGTGTTTGGGAAAG ATTGCAGCAATTCAGATGGGACAAGCACTTACAGCACAGATTACAAATTCTGGTCCGGAGTCCACAATGGACGTTGCAAAGCGCAGAGGAATTTCTCTAAAATTGTCTTGGAAGATGGCCATTTTAACCA GAGCCCCTGGGTTTCAGAATACAAGGACAGCTACAGTATTTTCTTGCAGAAGCTGAACTGGCCGTCTCACAGCGCCATGTCAGCTCTATGCTCTGCCGTAAAGCCCATCACACATCTGTCCCATGGGCTGGCTTCTCACAAGCCCATTCCAGTGAATACAGTCTTCTGA